From one Cryptosporangium minutisporangium genomic stretch:
- a CDS encoding AAA family ATPase, which produces MAGTGSGLIDRTSERESLDRLLNDASGGVSRVVVLRGEAGVGKTALLRHLVDRTPDWCVLTSVGVESEMELAYSGLHQLCAPLLGALDRLPAPQRTALATVFGLSDGPPPDRFLVGLATLSLLADAADQQPLLCLVDDAQWLDQASAQILAFVARRVLAERLALVCAARTGTDVLPGLPDLTVGGLADADAHALLGLSLPGVLDTAVRDRIVAEARGNPLALLELPRTWRTADLAGGFGVPDGAPLIGRIQDSYARRLRELPPETQLLVLVAAAEPLGDPGLLHDAAHTLGVDLAATAPAVDAGLLQVGARVRFAHPLVRSAAYQIASAAERQRAHRALADATDVGTDPDRRAWHRARAAPGPDEEVAAELQQSASRARSRGGSAAAAAFLTRATELTPDRSTRARRALDAAFAAVDAGAFDAARALLPVCTVVPVDAWHEARIDLLRSQLAFASSRGKEAIPLLLTAARRLEPLDLEMARATYLDALVAAVIGSRLNDGVGPAEVAKAVRAAPRPSGGPSSGDLLLDAFCALVEEREDAVGTCRDALAALRSDPEPKLRHLWESTILAIALWDDESWDAVSERHIRLARETGALGELPFMLGSRVHFLGYCGDLSAAAALVAEEHSVVEATGSGGPAPYGALCVAAWQGRDRDARELLGIARRVATASDEGTGVALTECWHALLRNGLGEYEAAFTAAARATEDPSEFATQCWGLPELIEAAARTGRADVAADALERLTERTTASGSRWARGLEARCRALVTGSEEDYRGRSTSWAGPVPAPTRLAPICCMGSGCAGRAAGATLGAS; this is translated from the coding sequence ATGGCGGGCACCGGGAGCGGTCTGATCGATCGGACGAGCGAGCGCGAATCGCTCGACCGGCTACTGAACGACGCGAGTGGCGGCGTGAGCCGCGTCGTGGTGCTGCGCGGGGAGGCCGGCGTCGGCAAGACCGCCCTGCTGCGCCACCTGGTCGACCGCACCCCGGACTGGTGCGTGCTGACCTCGGTCGGCGTCGAGTCCGAGATGGAGCTCGCCTACAGCGGCCTGCATCAGCTCTGCGCGCCGCTACTGGGTGCCCTCGACCGGTTACCGGCCCCGCAGCGTACCGCGCTCGCGACCGTGTTCGGCCTGAGCGACGGCCCGCCGCCGGACCGCTTCCTGGTGGGGTTGGCGACGCTCTCGCTGCTCGCCGACGCCGCTGACCAGCAACCGTTGCTGTGCCTGGTCGACGACGCGCAGTGGCTGGACCAGGCCAGCGCGCAGATCCTCGCGTTCGTGGCGCGCCGGGTGCTCGCCGAGCGGCTCGCGCTGGTCTGTGCGGCTCGCACCGGCACCGACGTCCTGCCGGGGCTGCCCGACCTGACCGTCGGCGGGCTCGCCGACGCCGACGCCCACGCGCTGCTCGGACTGAGCCTGCCGGGGGTGCTGGATACCGCGGTGCGTGACCGGATCGTGGCGGAAGCCCGCGGGAACCCGCTGGCGCTGCTCGAACTGCCCCGGACCTGGCGCACGGCCGACCTGGCCGGCGGGTTCGGCGTGCCGGACGGCGCGCCGCTGATCGGCCGGATCCAGGACAGCTACGCGCGGCGCCTGCGCGAGTTGCCCCCCGAGACCCAGCTGCTCGTGCTGGTCGCCGCGGCGGAACCGCTCGGTGACCCCGGTCTGCTGCACGACGCCGCGCACACGCTCGGCGTCGACCTGGCCGCGACCGCGCCCGCCGTCGACGCCGGGCTGTTGCAGGTCGGGGCGCGGGTCCGGTTCGCGCATCCGCTGGTGCGGTCCGCCGCCTACCAGATCGCGTCGGCCGCCGAGCGTCAGCGTGCGCACCGGGCACTGGCGGACGCCACCGACGTCGGGACCGATCCGGACCGACGAGCCTGGCACCGGGCGCGGGCCGCCCCCGGACCGGACGAGGAAGTCGCCGCGGAGCTGCAGCAGTCGGCGAGCCGTGCGCGGTCGCGCGGCGGATCGGCGGCCGCGGCCGCGTTCCTGACCCGGGCCACCGAGCTGACGCCGGACCGGTCGACGCGGGCCCGTCGCGCGCTGGACGCGGCGTTCGCCGCGGTCGACGCCGGCGCGTTCGACGCCGCCCGCGCGCTCCTGCCCGTGTGCACGGTGGTGCCGGTCGACGCCTGGCACGAGGCACGAATCGACCTGCTGCGGTCGCAGCTGGCGTTCGCGTCCAGCCGCGGCAAGGAGGCAATCCCGCTGCTCCTCACCGCGGCGCGTCGGCTGGAGCCGCTCGACCTGGAGATGGCCCGCGCCACGTACCTGGACGCGCTGGTCGCGGCGGTGATCGGATCACGCCTCAACGACGGCGTCGGACCGGCGGAGGTCGCGAAGGCGGTGCGGGCGGCGCCGCGCCCGTCCGGCGGGCCGTCGAGCGGTGATCTCCTCCTGGACGCGTTCTGCGCGCTGGTCGAGGAGCGCGAGGACGCGGTCGGGACCTGCCGCGACGCGCTGGCCGCACTTCGTAGTGATCCCGAACCGAAGCTCCGTCACCTGTGGGAGAGCACGATCCTCGCGATCGCGCTGTGGGACGACGAGAGCTGGGACGCCGTGTCCGAGCGGCACATCCGGCTCGCCCGGGAGACCGGTGCGCTCGGCGAGCTGCCGTTCATGCTCGGCAGCCGCGTCCATTTCCTCGGGTACTGCGGTGATCTGTCCGCCGCCGCCGCGCTGGTCGCGGAGGAGCATTCGGTGGTCGAGGCGACGGGCTCCGGTGGTCCGGCACCGTACGGCGCGCTGTGCGTCGCCGCGTGGCAGGGCCGGGACCGCGACGCACGGGAGCTTCTCGGCATTGCGCGGCGCGTCGCCACCGCCAGCGACGAGGGCACCGGCGTCGCTCTCACCGAGTGCTGGCACGCCCTGCTCCGCAACGGTCTCGGGGAGTACGAGGCGGCGTTCACCGCGGCGGCCCGGGCCACCGAGGATCCCAGCGAGTTCGCGACCCAGTGCTGGGGCCTTCCCGAGCTGATCGAAGCGGCTGCCCGGACCGGACGGGCCGACGTCGCCGCCGACGCCCTGGAGCGGCTGACCGAGCGCACCACCGCCAGCGGCAGCCGATGGGCACGCGGCCTGGAAGCCCGGTGCCGCGCCCTGGTGACCGGGAGCGAGGAGGACTACCGGGGGCGATCGACCAGCTGGGCCGGTCCCGTGCCCGCGCCGACGCGGCTCGCGCCCATCTGCTGTATGGGGAGTGGCTGCGCAGGCAGAGCCGCCGGAGCGACGCTCGGCGCGAGCTGA
- a CDS encoding helix-turn-helix transcriptional regulator translates to MGLGGFAERARRELHALGTPVRTRTPEARTDLTAQEAQIARMARDGLSNPEIGAQLFLSPRTVEWHLRKVFGKLGITSRRQLRSAPTL, encoded by the coding sequence ATGGGCCTCGGGGGATTCGCCGAACGGGCCCGCCGGGAGCTGCACGCGCTGGGGACGCCGGTGCGGACCCGTACCCCGGAGGCGCGGACCGACCTGACCGCCCAGGAGGCGCAGATCGCACGGATGGCCCGCGACGGCCTGTCGAACCCGGAGATCGGCGCGCAGTTGTTCCTCAGCCCTCGAACGGTCGAGTGGCACCTGCGAAAGGTGTTCGGAAAGCTCGGCATCACGTCCCGCCGCCAGCTCCGGAGCGCGCCGACCCTCTAG